One window of Microcoleus sp. FACHB-672 genomic DNA carries:
- a CDS encoding patatin-like phospholipase family protein, whose amino-acid sequence MPFKFKVLSIDGGGIRGIMPALILAEIEKRTGKRISQLFDLVAGTSTGGILALGVTKPNPANPAEAQYQAEDLIRLYKHEGKRIFPKPRSRLAEMAKYQSLVLKNFWYSPIVNFQNLFRPKFSSGGRESVLTEFLGETPIEEAVTEVFVTSYDTELRMPIFFTSNRHNEKRADYFRKICEGFTMKQAAMATSAAPTYFEPYKVETLHPTRSGFYSLVDGGVVANNPTAMAIIEAIVFYREKYKTRLFVDDILVVSLGTGALTRQFYFEQAKDWGLIKWVRPVINMALDGQSECVDCQLEQLLPNPEDRAKQYYRFQAPLNNVQDDFDDASDGNIKRLEELAQLIIDQRNGDLDELCRQLLLDRPKVSEAPKALDFNTNEDRTYSLSKNIEMIWERK is encoded by the coding sequence ATGCCTTTCAAATTCAAAGTTTTGTCGATTGACGGCGGGGGCATTCGAGGCATCATGCCGGCACTCATCTTAGCAGAGATTGAGAAACGCACGGGAAAGCGGATTTCACAACTCTTTGATTTAGTTGCCGGCACATCAACGGGAGGAATCTTAGCGCTGGGCGTGACTAAACCCAATCCAGCCAATCCTGCGGAAGCTCAATATCAAGCGGAGGACTTAATTCGTCTCTATAAACATGAAGGAAAGCGAATTTTTCCCAAGCCTCGCTCTAGACTGGCTGAAATGGCAAAATACCAGTCACTTGTTTTAAAAAATTTTTGGTATTCGCCGATTGTTAATTTCCAAAACCTATTCCGCCCAAAATTTTCGTCTGGTGGCAGAGAATCAGTTTTGACTGAATTTTTAGGAGAGACCCCTATTGAAGAAGCGGTGACAGAAGTTTTCGTTACCAGCTACGATACTGAACTGCGAATGCCTATTTTCTTTACAAGTAACCGACATAACGAAAAAAGAGCCGATTACTTCCGGAAGATATGCGAGGGATTTACAATGAAACAAGCCGCAATGGCAACTTCCGCCGCCCCAACATACTTTGAACCTTACAAAGTTGAAACCCTTCACCCCACTCGCAGCGGCTTTTATTCCTTAGTCGATGGGGGAGTTGTTGCCAATAACCCCACAGCGATGGCAATCATAGAAGCGATTGTTTTTTATCGAGAAAAGTACAAAACTAGACTATTTGTTGATGACATTTTAGTGGTTTCTCTGGGAACAGGAGCGCTGACACGACAATTTTATTTTGAGCAGGCAAAAGATTGGGGACTGATTAAATGGGTGCGTCCAGTCATTAATATGGCCCTTGACGGTCAAAGTGAATGTGTGGATTGCCAGTTGGAACAATTACTGCCGAATCCGGAAGATCGGGCGAAACAGTATTATCGCTTTCAAGCTCCGTTAAATAACGTTCAAGACGATTTTGATGATGCCAGTGATGGTAATATTAAAAGACTAGAAGAACTGGCACAGTTAATTATTGATCAAAGAAATGGAGATCTAGATGAGCTGTGCCGGCAGCTACTTCTTGATCGCCCTAAAGTTAGTGAAGCACCGAAAGCACTTGACTTCAATACCAATGAAGATCGCACCTACTCATTATCCAAAAATATTGAGATGATTTGGGAGCGAAAATAA